A DNA window from Mucilaginibacter xinganensis contains the following coding sequences:
- a CDS encoding pyridoxine 5'-phosphate synthase — MTRLSVNINKIATLRNSRGGNNPDLIQVAKDCERFGAQGITVHPRPDERHIRYQDVFDLKKIVTTEFNIEGNSQEQKFIDLVLANKPEQVTLVPDVLGQITSNHGWDTIANQQYLTDMITVFKNAGIRVSIFVDPDVEMVEGAAKTGTDRIELYTEAYAHQYHANKELAIAPYIKAAEVAEELGLGINAGHDLDLQNLKYFAANIPGLDEVSIGHALISDALYYGLENTIQMYLRCLDKTQ; from the coding sequence ATGACAAGATTATCCGTCAATATCAATAAAATAGCAACGCTTCGTAACTCGCGCGGCGGCAATAACCCCGATCTGATCCAGGTGGCTAAAGACTGCGAGCGTTTCGGCGCGCAGGGAATAACTGTACACCCGCGCCCGGATGAAAGACATATCCGTTACCAGGATGTTTTTGACCTGAAAAAAATTGTGACCACCGAGTTTAATATTGAGGGCAATTCCCAGGAGCAAAAATTCATAGACCTGGTGCTGGCTAATAAACCCGAACAGGTTACCCTTGTCCCTGATGTTTTAGGGCAGATTACCTCAAACCATGGCTGGGATACTATTGCTAATCAGCAATATCTAACTGACATGATTACGGTTTTTAAAAACGCCGGTATCAGGGTGTCGATATTTGTTGATCCGGATGTTGAAATGGTTGAGGGTGCGGCCAAAACCGGTACCGACCGCATTGAGCTTTATACCGAGGCTTATGCTCATCAATATCATGCAAACAAAGAATTGGCTATAGCTCCTTATATAAAAGCCGCAGAAGTGGCTGAAGAATTGGGTCTCGGTATAAATGCAGGCCACGACCTTGACCTGCAAAACCTTAAATATTTTGCAGCGAACATTCCGGGTTTGGATGAGGTAAGTATCGGGCACGCGCTTATAAGCGATGCTTTATATTATGGGCTGGAAAATACGATACAAATGTATTTGCGCTGTTTAGATAAGACCCAATAA